AATAATCTTTTACTATCTGAAGATATAGAGCCCTTTAATGATGATTATAATACAGGTGAATTGTCAAAATATTGCGATTATTTGGTATTAATGGCCTATGATGAATATTCAGGTGATGGAGAACCCGGTCCTATCAGTTCTCAAAAATGGATAGAGGCGGCCGTCGATAAAATCTCTGAAAATGTGCCCTCTAATCAAATTATTTTAGGATTGGGTGCCTTTGGTTATCAATGGCCAACTGATTCCGCTCAGGATCCGAGCCTTACCTATCAACATGCCTTGCAGTTAGCTTCTGGAAGTGGTGCAAAAATTCAATTTAATGAGGATACCTATAATTTGCATTATAGTTTTGTAGACGACACAAATACTGTGCATCAGGTCTTCTTTACAGATGCGGCAACGGCATTTAATACGATGCGATTTGCTACTGAGTATGGACTGGCGGGTACAGCTATTTGGAGATTAGGCAGTGAGGATGACCGAATCTGGACATTTTATCACAAAGATATGCGGAGCGATTCTATAGCACATTTCAATTTTAAGAAATTAAGCTTTATTAAAGATACCTCTACAGTAGATTATATTGGTGATGGTGAAGTATTGGATGTATTGCGTACGCCGAAAAATGGGCACATATCCACACAACTTGATTCTTCAAGTATGCTTATAGCAGAAGAGAGCTACGATACATTACCCAGCTCCTATGTTATTCAGAAATACGGGGCGGCTCCTCTAAATCAGTTAGTCCTTACTTTTGACGATGGTCCGTCTGCGGAGTTTACTCCACAAATATTAGATATACTCTCTCGTTTTCATGTGCCTGCCGCCTTTTTCATGGTAGGATTAGAGGCAGAGAAAAACTTACCAATTGTAGAAAGAGTCTATAAAGAAGGTCATTTAATAGGCGATCATACTTTTACACATCCAAACATTGCCAAAGTCAGTCGGGACAGAGCCATGGCAGAGATAAAGCTGACACGCTTGTTAATCGAATGCATTACTGGTCACAGTACAATTTTGTTTCGTGCACCATACAATGCCGATAGTGAGCCCGTTACCCAAGAAGAAATTATCCCCATTGTATTAGCCAGACAACTAAATCTTTTAGACATTGGAGAAAGTATCGACCCTGAAGATTGGGAGCCTGGAGTATCCGCCGATACGATTCTAGCAAGAGTTATTAAAGGTGTCCAAGACCAAAGAGGAAATATTATCTTATTGCATGATGCAGGTGGTGATACAAGGAAAGAAACAGTTAAAGCACTTCCTAGGATAATAGAATACTTTCAGAAAAGAGGCTATACATTTACTTCTTTGGCAAATATTATGCACAAGCGTAAAGATCAGTTGATGCCGGCCGTACCTCCTGGTAATGGTTATTATATGATGCAATTCAATCTTGCCTTAGCGAAAGGTACTTATTGGATTAGCCATTTCTTAGCAGCATTATTTATTATTTTTATTTTTCTAGGTGTTGCGAGATTGATCTTTATGATTGTTCTTGCCATGCGCGAAAGGCGCAGAAACAAAGCTTCAAAACAAGAAGATTTCTTCTTTACAAAAGAAAACGCACCTTTAGTTTCTATTATTGTTCCGGCATATAATGAAGAAGTGAATGCTGTATCTTCTGTTGCTAATTTATTAAAACAAACCTATCCCAACTTTGATATTATTTTTGTGAATGATGGTAGTACAGATGCGACCTATTCTAAAGTAATGGAAGCATTTTCTCAAAATGAGAAAATAAAAATCCTTACTAAGCCCAATGCCGGTAAAGCCTCTGCGCTCAATTACGGAATATCTAATACTTCGGCAGAATTTGTGGTATGTATTGATGCCGATACTAAATTAGAACCAAAAGCAATTGTGATTTTATTACAACATTTCTTTGGAAAAAATAAAGAAATAGTAGGTGCAGTAGCCGGGAATGTGAAAGTTGGAAACACAATAAATCTAATGACCAAATGGCAAGAGATTGAGTATGTAACTAGTCAAAATTTTGACAGAATGGCCTTTGCCAATATCAATGCGATCACTGTAGTGCCTGGGGCCATAGGTGCCTTTAGGAAGCAAACTATTAGGGATGCAGGAGGGTTTACGACAGATACAATGGCAGAAGACTGTGATTTGACGATACGCATTTTGCGTGCAGGCTATGTGATTAAAAATGAAAATAATGCTATTGCACTGACAGAAGCCCCGGAAAAAATTGGACAATTTGTAAAACAAAGAACTCGTTGGACATTTGGTGTAATGCAAACTTTCTGGAAGCATAGAGATACGATGTTTAATAGTGAATATGGTACATTAGGTTGGATTGCTTTGCCCAATATTTTATTATATCAATTTATTATTCCACTTTTTTCTCCATTAGCTGATATTTTGATGATTATCGGTATATTCTCCGGGAATGCGGCTAGGATTGGAAAATATTATTTACTTTTTATGCTGGTGGATATGAGCGTTGCTTTAGCTGCCTTTGTTTTTGAAAAGGAGAAGCTGAGAAAACTGTTTTGGATTATTCCACAACGTTTCTGCTATCGTTGGATAATGTATGTTGTATTATTTAAAAGTCTACGAAAAGCATTGCGTGGAGAATTGCAAATGTGGGGGGTGCTAAAAAGAACTGGGAATGTACAGGACATATAATCAGGATAAAACTATATGCCGGCTTTCCTATTAGTTGTATAAGTTACACTTACACTGCCAGTGAAGCCTATAATAGGTGGGGTTGTTTTTTTTATAGATACGGTTATTTCTTCAGCTATGGAAAACTTCTCTAAAATTTCATTGCAAATATTCATTACTAAGGTTTCCAATAAAGGCTCCGGTTTCGTCATACGATTTTTCACTAATGCGTAAACTGCGGAGTAATCGACTGTATCGGAAATTTGATTAGGAATGCCTCTGGGTTGATAGAACAATGTGATGTCCATATTAAAATTGCCGCCCAATACTTTTTCTTCTTCATACAAACCATGGTGTGCATGAAACCATAGATTGTGTAATTCTATTTTTAGCATATAAAATGATATGGTTCAAAAAAGCAAAAGTAGCAAGTATTGCTTGCTACTTTTATAAAATTAATAAATTATTCGAAGGCATTTATGCAATACCTTTTTCTGTCAAATATCTTTCGGCATCTAATGCTGCCATACAACCACTTCCAGCGGCAGTTACTGCCTGGCGGTATATTTTATCTTGCACATCCCCTGCTGCAAATACACCTTCAATATTTGTTTTAGAAGTACCGGGTGTAGTAAGAATATATCCGGCATCATCACGCTTTAACCATTCTGCAAAAATATCGCTATTTGGTTTGTGTCCAATAGCCACAAAGAAGGCACTTACAGGGATCTCTTGTTTTTCACCTGATTGAACATTTTTTATTCTAACAGCTTCTACCTTTTTATCGCCCAACACTTCATCCGTCTCTGCATTCCAATATACCTTTATGTTAGCTGTATTTTTTACACGATCCTGCATTACTTTGCTGGCACGCATCCCCTCTTCATTTTTACGTACAATCATATGTACGGTCGTTGCTAATTTAGAGAGATAGACGGCCTCTTCACAAGCCGTATCCCCCGCCCCAACAATTGCCACTTCTTTTCCTTTAAAAAAGAAACCATCACAAACTGCGCAAGCACTTACACCATATCCATTCAAACGTTGTTCACTTTCCAAGTTTAACCATTTTGCAGAAGCGCCAGTTGAAATAATTACGGTATCTGCTTCAATCCAGTCTTTATCGTCAATCTGCACTTTATGAACAGTGCCTGAAAAATCAACTTTGGTAGCCAATCCATAACGAATATCTGTCCCCATTCTCTTCGCCTGTTTTTCAAAGTCAATCATCATTTCCGGGCCCTGTATTCCTTCTGGATAACCGGGGTAATTTTCAACTTCAGTTGTAATAGTTAGTTGGCCACCTGGCTGAATTCCTTGATATAACACAGGCTTCATGTTAGCTCTGGCAGCATAAATAGCTGCTGTATAACCCGCTGGTCCTGAACCTATAATTAAACAATGTACTTTTTCACTCATAAAGAAGTATGATTTTATAAAATTGGGTGTAAAATTACTAAAACTTATTGGTAAGAAAATAATAATGTTATTGCATTTACCGCTTCTTAAAAATTCGTTTCACAGTTATAATTTTTAAGGTATATCAAATGCCTTTTTCAATTCTTTAACAGCTTGATTGTATTCTTCTAAACTTATCTTTTTATTTTGGTATTCCTCCATAAGTTGTTGCAATCTTAATTTATAGGCATTGGTTTTATTATTGTTTTTCAAGTCAACAAACTCTTTCGAGATATCTATCGATGCGGTG
The Arachidicoccus soli DNA segment above includes these coding regions:
- the folB gene encoding dihydroneopterin aldolase, yielding MLKIELHNLWFHAHHGLYEEEKVLGGNFNMDITLFYQPRGIPNQISDTVDYSAVYALVKNRMTKPEPLLETLVMNICNEILEKFSIAEEITVSIKKTTPPIIGFTGSVSVTYTTNRKAGI
- the trxB gene encoding thioredoxin-disulfide reductase — encoded protein: MSEKVHCLIIGSGPAGYTAAIYAARANMKPVLYQGIQPGGQLTITTEVENYPGYPEGIQGPEMMIDFEKQAKRMGTDIRYGLATKVDFSGTVHKVQIDDKDWIEADTVIISTGASAKWLNLESEQRLNGYGVSACAVCDGFFFKGKEVAIVGAGDTACEEAVYLSKLATTVHMIVRKNEEGMRASKVMQDRVKNTANIKVYWNAETDEVLGDKKVEAVRIKNVQSGEKQEIPVSAFFVAIGHKPNSDIFAEWLKRDDAGYILTTPGTSKTNIEGVFAAGDVQDKIYRQAVTAAGSGCMAALDAERYLTEKGIA
- a CDS encoding glycosyltransferase, encoding MQEPKSQVFQTSNPSRWQRFKWSSRVIIAIVLLLFTVLVTMLFVEKDPVIPIKQDYRTVISADKPFYQETQLSKQYKGFRKFFTEKKPHFNSSSAAKRKAQLRNNFDASIISNSVLQPNFVSQFFLGINVNNSQATWNKFPCGIRSAFFVAWDPQSFLSLKRNISHLNLIMPEWFFIDPKADTVMFNLDEQSRNAYQLMRAHGVAIMPMLSNNFNRNFHPEAARRILNSPVKRRLLINKLIKLCLANHFAGVNVDFESLNLDNNELLVSFIKEMAITFHKNNLLLSEDIEPFNDDYNTGELSKYCDYLVLMAYDEYSGDGEPGPISSQKWIEAAVDKISENVPSNQIILGLGAFGYQWPTDSAQDPSLTYQHALQLASGSGAKIQFNEDTYNLHYSFVDDTNTVHQVFFTDAATAFNTMRFATEYGLAGTAIWRLGSEDDRIWTFYHKDMRSDSIAHFNFKKLSFIKDTSTVDYIGDGEVLDVLRTPKNGHISTQLDSSSMLIAEESYDTLPSSYVIQKYGAAPLNQLVLTFDDGPSAEFTPQILDILSRFHVPAAFFMVGLEAEKNLPIVERVYKEGHLIGDHTFTHPNIAKVSRDRAMAEIKLTRLLIECITGHSTILFRAPYNADSEPVTQEEIIPIVLARQLNLLDIGESIDPEDWEPGVSADTILARVIKGVQDQRGNIILLHDAGGDTRKETVKALPRIIEYFQKRGYTFTSLANIMHKRKDQLMPAVPPGNGYYMMQFNLALAKGTYWISHFLAALFIIFIFLGVARLIFMIVLAMRERRRNKASKQEDFFFTKENAPLVSIIVPAYNEEVNAVSSVANLLKQTYPNFDIIFVNDGSTDATYSKVMEAFSQNEKIKILTKPNAGKASALNYGISNTSAEFVVCIDADTKLEPKAIVILLQHFFGKNKEIVGAVAGNVKVGNTINLMTKWQEIEYVTSQNFDRMAFANINAITVVPGAIGAFRKQTIRDAGGFTTDTMAEDCDLTIRILRAGYVIKNENNAIALTEAPEKIGQFVKQRTRWTFGVMQTFWKHRDTMFNSEYGTLGWIALPNILLYQFIIPLFSPLADILMIIGIFSGNAARIGKYYLLFMLVDMSVALAAFVFEKEKLRKLFWIIPQRFCYRWIMYVVLFKSLRKALRGELQMWGVLKRTGNVQDI